The nucleotide sequence TCCAGCTCTTCTCGGAGTCAGCGGGGCGTGTGCTGGTTGCTGTTCCGCGAACCGAGGAACCTCGATTCACGTCAATGTGCACGATGCGCGGGATGCCCTGGGCGCGGGTCGGCGTTGTTGTCGACGGGTCAGACACCGTCGAAGTCCAGGGACAGTTCACCTTCACACTGGATACCCTGCGCGAGCGTTTTGAAGGCGCACTGCCGGAGCTTTTCGGGCACACTACAGCCTGAAGTCAGCGAAGCAGCCAGGGGAGTGAGCACGGGGGAGGTGAGTGAAACGTGGCGTCGCCTCCCTCGTCCAGCCTCCGGCGCGCAGCGCACGGCTTCTGGTACTCGCTGCGCCTCGACCTCACCGGTCTCGCCATGGCCGGATTGTTCTTTGCATGGTCGCTGACTCCGTCACTACTGCCACGCGAGTGGCAGTACCAGGGGCTCGTCTCCGGTATCAGCCTCGCCGCAGGGTATGCGGCGGGAGTACTTCTGAGCTGGTTTTCGCGGTCAGTGATCTTTCCGCTGCTCGAGTGGCCAGCCCCCTCACGCAAGGTCGTGTGGTGGCTGCGCGGACTTGTCGGCGGCGCAACCCTGATCCTGATGGTGAGCGCGCTGATCGCGGCCGCTGGCTGGCAGAACGAGATCACCAGCCTGCTCGGTATGGAAGGCACGACAACAACGGGTTACCTGCGAACGGGCGCGCTCTCACTGGCCATTGCCGCGGCGATCATACTGACTGCGCGGGCCCTGCGAGTGTGCGTCCGAGTGGTCGGCGGCGGGATACGGCGACTGCTCCATTTGCCAGAGCCGCTGGTCAACGCGGTAGGAATCGTTGTGGTGGCAGCTGTTGTTATCACACTTGTCGACGGTGTTCTTGTCCGTGGGATGGTCACCTTCGCGAACTCGGCTTTCTCTGTCCAGAACGAAACGATGGACGCGCGGGTCATCCAGCCGACTGAGCCTGAGCGATCAGGAAGTCCGGATTCACTGGTGCCGTGGGACACACTTGGCAGGCAGGGCCGGAGTATGGTCTCCGGTGGACTGCGCGCTGCGGAACTCGAAACTGCGACGGGCCGTCCCGCGATCGAGCCGATCCGCGCGTACGTGGGCCTCGACTCCGCGGACTCCCGCGCAGCCCAGGCCGATCTGGCCGTGCGTGAATTGGTCCGGACCGGGGCTTTCGAACGTGAAGTCCTCGTTGTCGCGTCAACCACGGGCACTGGGTGGATCAACCCGAGCGCCATGCAGTCTCTCGAACTGATCTACGGTGGTGACACGGCGATCGTGGGCGTTCAGTACTCTTTCCTGCCGAGCGCGCTCTCATTTCTCGTTGACCGGGACGTCGCCGCTGACACTGGCAAGGAACTCTTCGACGCCGTGCACGAAGAATGGCTGCGGCACGACCCCGAGGCGCGGCCACGCCTCTACGTTTTCGGTGAAAGTCTCGGATCATTCGGGTCAGAAGCTGCCTTCGACGGGCTCGCGGACTTGCGTGAAAAGGTGTCTGGCGCGCTGTGGGTCGGGCCGGTGAATTCGAACTCACTCTGGCGATCGCTCACCGAGCGTCGAGACCCCGGTTCCCCCGCGATCCAGCCCACCTACGCGGGCGGACTTGTGGTGCGCTTCGCGAATCGGGTCGAAGACCTCGAGGCCATCGATGAAGGCGCACCGTGGCTCGAGCCCCGTGTGCTCTATCTGCAGCACCCCACGGATCCTGTCGTGTGGTGGTCTCCTGAGCTGCTGTTCCAGCGTCCGGACTGGCTTCGTGAACCACCGGGATATGACGTGTCTCCCTCTATGCAGTGGCGGCCAATCGTGACGTTCTGGCAGGTGTCGGCCGACCTGGCGAACGCCGCCCGCATTCCGCACGGTCACGGCCACCTGTACAGCTCATCGATTCTCGACGGCTGGCTTGCTATCGGGACGCCGGACGGATGGACTGACGCCGACACCGAGCAGGCACGCGACATACTCGGATCTATCTGGCAATACCGCACGCCGCGGCAGAGCCCCATAGTCACGGGCGAGGCGGGACAATGAGACGCGGCTTGCCTGCATACGCGCTGAGCGGGCTGCTGCTCCTGTGGAGCAATGGCGTACTTCCGGCGCGGCGATGGTCACCACACCAGCGGGCGGCCGCAAATGTCGTGGTGGGCGTCGCCGCGGTGGGTGCGTGCCGACTGATGGGTGTGGAGCGCGCAGAATTGCGGCTTGAGGCCCGCAGCCTGCCAGCAGGCGTGCGTATGGGCCTGGTGGCTTCGGCTGCGCCCACTGTCGCGTATGTCGTAATCGGCGCAACTCCTTGGTTGCGTAAGAAAGTGACCCGCGACGTGAAATCACGTCGCGAGATCATGGGGTGGGTTGTCTTTCACATTCCTATGGGAACCGTGCTGTGCGAGGAACTTGCCTTTCGGTCGGCGCTTTCCGCTCTGTGGGCGCGAGCGCTCGGTGACCGCGATCGCCGCGCGACTTCACCCGCGCAACTAGCGGGCGCGATCACCTTCGGTCTTTGGCACATCGCGCCAGCGCGTGCGGCCGGTGATCCGGTCGTCGCCACAGTGTTGTTCACCACAGCGGCAGGCCTGGTTTTCGACAGACTCGCCCAACGCAGCGGAAGCGTTGCTGCTCCGATGATCTTGCATGCGGCGGTAAATATGGGCGGAGCTCTTGTTGCGACGCGGAGAGCGCCTTTACGCGGCGCGCCACCCAACGGTGGTCTCCCGTGACGAGTTCATCCTCGCGGCGCAAGTCAGCTGATCCGGCAGCCGTCCGCTCCGCCATCCATGGTGTTGAGGCGTGGCTGAAGGACCCGGAACCTGCACAAGAACCGCCAAAAGCGCAGCTTGCCGCTGCGGTCCGGCTGACGGCTCAAGCACTGGCGCAGGTTGCGCCCGGTTCGAGCGTTGAGGTTCGGATACCGCTTTTCGTTGCTGTGCAGTGCATCGAGGGTCCTCGCCATACGAGGGGAACTCCGCCGAATGTGATGGAAACGGACGCACGTACGTGGCTACTGATCGCAGCGGGACTCACCACCCTCGACGAAGCGGTCAAAGCGGGACATGTCAGCGTTTCGGGGACGCGCGCGCGAGAGATCGAGAGGTGGCTCCCACTGGTCCGGTTATGACGCGGGTTCGCCCGCGATCACGTCGGCACCGTAGACTGGGCTGACCCCCGATCCCGGCATTAAGGGAGCGTCTCGTAGTGAGCAGTGACTCGATCCGTGAGAACTCTGTGACCGATACAACTATCGACCAGTACGAGGAAGCCACCGAGAACGAGCCCCGCGAAGAATGTGGCGTGTTCGGCGTATGGGCACCCGGTGAAGACGTCGCGAAGCTGACCTACTACGGCCTGTATGCACTGCAGCACCGTGGCCAGGAAGCCGCTGGTATCGCTGTCGGGGATGGCAGGCAGGTTCTCGTATTCAAGGATCTCGGGCTCGTCAGTCAGGTTTTCGACGAACAGACTCTGGTCGCGATGCGCGGCCACGTCGCAGTGGGACACTGCCGCTATTCCACAACTGGCGCGACGACGTGGGAAAACGCCCAACCGATTTTCAGGACGACTAGTGCGGGTACCGGGATTGCGCTGGGACACAACGGCAACCTTGTGAACACCGCCGAGCTAGCGGCGAAAGCGCGCGAAGCGGGCCTCCTCACGGGTCGCAGGCGCAAGGCCGCGACATCGGACTCAGATATTGTCGGTGCTCTCCTCGCACACGCTGCCGCAGACACTAGTGTCGAGCAAGCGGCAATGGAGCTTTTCCCTCAGCTCAAGGGCGCTTTTTGCCTGACCTTTATGGATGAGAACACGCTGTACGCGGCACGGGACCCGCATGGTGTGCGCCCGCTGTGCCTAGGTCGGCTTGATCGCGGCTGGGTTGTGGCCAGTGAGACGTCCGCCCTGGACATCGTCGGCGCCTCCTTCGTCCGTGAGATCGAACCAGGTGAGCTGCTCGCTATCGATGCGGACGGCGTGCGCTCGATGAAATTCGCGACGCCGGAACCGAAAGGCTGCGTTTTCGAGTACGTCTACCTTGCCCGGCCTGATAGCTATATCTCGGGTCGCTCCGTGCACGGTGTTCGCGTAGAGATTGGCCGTCGTCTCGCAGGCGAGTGCCCGGCGGAAGCCGACCTAGTGATTCCGGTTCCGGAATCGGGGACGCCTGCGGCAACAGGATACGCACAGGGATCGGGGATCCCCTACGGTCAGGGCCTGATGAAGAACGCGTACGTAGGCCGCACCTTCATTCAGCCTTCCCAGACCATTCGTCAGCTCGGTATCAGGCTCAAGCTGAATCCGCTGCGCGAGATGATCAAGGGAAAGCGACTAGTCGTCGTTGACGATTCAATTGTGCGCGGAAATACTCAGCGAGCGCTTGTGCGGATGCTGCGCGAGGCGGGCGCCACGGAAATCCACGTCCGAATCGCGTCCCCGCCGGTCAAATGGCCGTGCTTCTACGGGATCGACTTCGCTTCACCCGCCGAGCTCATTGCTAATGGGGCGGATTCAACTGAAGAAATGCTCGAAGCGGTGCGCTCATCCATCGGCGCAGACTCGCTCGGGTACATTTCGATCGAAGGTATGACTGAGGCGACCGCGCAGGACGCATCGCGAATGTGCCGGGCGTGTTTCGACGGTGTCTATCCAATCGAACTGTCACAGGACAGCAGGATCGGCAAGAACGTTCTGGAAGCGATGTTCGACTCGACAGAGGCTACCGAGAAAAAAGCAGCAGCACTCACTGACGGCGCGGCGCGGCATGCTGGTACCTCGGGCACTTACACAGCGCTCACCACTCCGTAGCGGCAGTTTTCCTCCCGCCGCCAAGATCCTTCAGATCTGGCCCTGCCGTGTCCGCTTTAACTGACTAAGATCAGTAGTGTGGGGCAGATCACAGGGAGTGAGAACAATGTCTGCAAACCAGACGGCATCAAAATCTGGCACTGATCATGATCCTCTAGCCACACCCGACTTCACCCCGGCCGACGTCCCCTCGCAAGCGGGGAAGACCATTGTTATTACCGGCGGTGATGGCGGTCTTGGTAAACAGTCGGCGAAAGCCCTCGCGGCCGCAAGTGCCAAGGTGATCATCGCTTGCCGCAACCTCGAACGTGCTAAAGCCGCCCTCGATGAGATCAGTTCGGTCGCAGCCGCTGATCAGCCGATACTTGTTCACCTCGACCTCGGTGATCTCGCTTCGGTGCGCGACTGCGCAGCTGAAATCAGAGATCACACGAGCACTATTGATGTGCTGGTGAACAACGCTGGCCTCATGGCGGTGCCGTACAGGGAGACGAAAGACGGCTTCGAATCGCAAATCGGCATCAATCATCTCGGTCACTTCGCGCTGACAGGACGACTCCTGCCTGAGTTGCTTGCGGCCGACGCGGGCCGGGTCGTCACGGTGACGTCGATCATGCACAACCAAGGCAAACTCGATGTTGAGGATCTCAACTACAAGCGGCGCAAGTACTTCCGCATCAACGCGTACGTGCAGTCGAAGCTTGCCAATCTGCTGTTCACAGCCGAAATGGCCAGGCGTACGGAATCAGCGAACCTGTCGCTCATTTCCGTCGGTGCGCATCCAGGCGCCGCGGCGACAGATCTTTTCGATCCGGTCGTCCCGACGCTGGGACTGCGCAGAATGGTGCGACAGATCGTCGCGATGAGCGCGAAATCCGCGGAAGAAGGTGCTTACAGCACGCTCTACGCTGCGGCCATGCCCGACGTGCGAAACAACGACTTCCTCGGTCCCTCCGAGTTCGGCGGGGTGAAGGGGCCGGTAAGTAGATGTCCGAGAAGTAAAGATGCCGACGATCATCAATTAGCTCTCGCGCTGTGGGATAAGTCGATCGCGCTGACTGGAGTCGACTACTCCGAACTCGAGCGATAGAGGGCCGCTCCGCCCTGTCACGTCGTCCGGTAGCGTTACACCGTAACTGTGACATACCAGGGGCGGAGCACACGAACCTCATGACCGACGACAACACCACAACAGCTGGAGCCTCCTACGCGGCCTCCGGTGTCGATATCGACGCCGGAGAGCGTGCGGTGGAACTGTTCAAGCCACTTGCGAAGAAGGCGACGCGGCCGGAAGTCGTCGGTGGTCTCGGTGGGTTCGCCGGTCTGTTCGCACTCAAGGACAAGTACCGTGAGCCCCTGCTCGCGGCGTCGACCGATGGTGTTGGCACGAAGATCGCCGTCGCGCAGGCGATGGACAAACATGACACCGTTGGTCTTGACCTGGTGGCCATGGTGGTCGACGACCTCGTCGTCTGCGGCGCTGAACCGTTGTTCCTGCAGGATTACATCGCCGTGGGCAAGGTAGTCCCCGAGAAAGTCGCGCAGATCGTATCTGGTATCGCTGAAGGCTGTGTGCAGGCAGGCTGTGCGCTCCTTGGGGGCGAGACAGCCGAACATCCCGGGCTGATGGGGGACTCGGACTACGACTTGTCCGCAACAGGTGTAGGGGTTGTCGAGGCGGATTCTGTGCTCGGGCCGGATCGTGTACGCCCGGGTGACGTGGTGATCGCGATGGCATCCTCTGGACTCCACTCGAACGGGTACTCGCTCGCACGGCGGGTACTGCTCGAAATCAACCGGATGTCGCTGACGGGGCACGTGGAGGAATTCGGGCGCACCCTCGGCGAGGAGCTGCTCGAACCGACGCGCATCTACGCCCGTGACTGTCTCGCTGTGATCGCGGAGACGGACGTCCGGACGTTCGCTCATGTCACCGGCGGCGGGCTTGGAGAAAATCTTTCACGGGTGATGCCGAGGGGGCTTGTCGCTGAACTCGACCGTGGCACGTGGAGCCCGGCACCAATTTTCCGGATGATTTCGCAGCGTGGCAGGGTAGAAACCGCCGAAATGGAACGCACCTTCAATATGGGTGTCGGAATGGTCGCTGTGGTGGCGCCTGACGACGTTGACCGTACTCTAGCGGTGCTGACTGCTCGCCATATGAGTTGCTGGACGATCGGCACGGTCCGCAAAGCAAATGAAGTCCACGCTGGAGATGACGTGCGTGCAATCCTCGTGGGGGAGCATCCACGCTTCTAAATGCGCAGTGCTGCACAACGGGCGGGGTGCCTTACGAGGCACCCCGCCCGTTGCGACGTTAGGGAAGCTAGGAAGCTCCGCGGCTCCAGCTCGCGTCATCGTCATCGACCCAGCGCGAGTATTCCTTCTCGTACGCGTCGTCGGAGAACGTATCGTCCCGCGAGGGGCTCGATGGCGTTCCCGACAGCTCTCGCTGAAGCCGGTCGAAGTCCGTATTCGGTGAGCTGTATTTCAGTGCCCGTGCAACCTTGGTCTGCTTCGCCTTAGCCCGGCCGCGGCCCATGGCTGACCCCCTCGCGCGATGTCGGGGTGGCCTGGGGATTTGGCGACCCCGTTCGTGTCTGATGTTCTTCCTGGCAAACACTCTACCGCGAGACGCGGACTTGCGCCGCAATGACGTCTCCGATTGCGTACGCAAGCGATGTGAACCCTACCGCATTTGCCGTACGGCTATGCTTGCTGGCTCAGAATTCTCAGATGGAGACGGCGTCTGTCGCAGCACGTACTTCGCCGACTTGCTGCCCGCCGCCCAGTACTGGCGTCGCGGGCAACTTGTCGGCACCCGGGGCGTCAAGGGCGCGGAGGACAGCAGCGGCCAGGGGTAAACGGGGCCGCTCATGGCCGTCGGCGAACTTAAATGCGAAAGCTGTGCCATCCGGCAGTCCCCCTGCGAACACACCGTCGGCGCCTGATTTACAGATGAGGCCAGGTACCGTACGCATCAAGATGACATCTGGCTTCCCAGTGCCGGACATCAAGTACGGATGAGTGGAAATTGCGCTCGTGACCTGGTGCTCAAAAGTGCCACCAGTCGCTGTTGCAAGCTTTTGGAACGCCCGGGCGAGTCCCGTCAGCGTGACAGGGATGATCGGCAGTCCGCACCCATCGACACCGAATGGGTGTTCCGGCTCCTCGGCGATTTCGCGCACGGTAGCGGCCAACTGAACTTGCAGGGGATGGGCAGGATCCATATAACTTTCCGTCGGCCAGTCCCGCTCGATGCACGCGGCAAGCATCGCCGCGTGCTTACCCGAGCAGTTCATGTAAATCTTCCGGGGCCCTTCGCCCCGGTGGATCACCCGGGCTCGCGCCGCTTCGTTAAGGGGGAGATCGGGTGGGCACTGCAGCATCTCCTCAGCCGCGCCAATCCCGTCGAGCATGCCTGTGACAATGGCCACATGGTCGGGTTCACCTTCGTGGGACGCGGTGGCGAGTGCCATGTGTTCATCGTCGGCGGGCTTGTAACCGGCACGGAGCAGGCCCACAGCCTGTAAAGGCTTGTTGGTCGACCGCGGATAGATCGGCGCATCGATACTCCCGCGCAAATGGAGTACTTGGCCTGCGGGCGTCAGGATGACGAGCGCCCCGTGGTGGACGCCCTCCACGAACCCGGACCGGACGACTTCAACGAGCGGTACGTAGTGCATGAGTGGTGAGGCCCTTCAGCGTCCGCGGAGCCTATCGACTGCCGCCCGCCCAGGCTGCACTTCCTCGTATTGGGGCAGAGAATCGGGGTCGATGGAAGCAGCAACCTCACGGCCAGGCGCCCCCGCCGTGAGTTCGGTTTCAGGTTTGATAGTTCTCTTCATCAAGGCCAGCGCAACGGGTCCGAACTCGAAGTGATCGATGACGGTGCCCACACGGCCAACAGTCCGGCCCCCGGCCGTTACCGGGTCGCCGGTCATCGGGCGATGTTCATCCGAGCCGTCAAGATGTAACAAGACCAGGTGCCGAGGCGGTTTGCCGAGGTTGTGCACGCGGGCCACCGTCTCCTGCCCGCGATAGCAGCCTTTCTCAAGATGGACGGCGCCGTGCTGCTCAGCTGTCCCGATCCAGCGAGCCTCGTGGGGGATGGTGCGCTCGTCCGTGTCAACGCCAACTCTGGGGCGCAGCGACGTGACGCGGAGCGCTTCGAGTGCCCACGTGCCTGCTGGGCGCGCTCCCGCTTGCGTGTATTCCGCCCACCAGCGAGTTAGTTGCGGCCGGGGGACCACCGCGTCCGCACGGCCCTCTGCCGGCCATCCCAGGGGTCGGGTGAACCCGCCGTCGGGGAGAGCGACGGCCTTTGTTGTGTCGGGTATGGCTTTCGCTAGTGCTGGGCCGATCAGGGTGAGAACCGCCATGTCCGCTTCGCGGACCTCGACCTTCGACCAGAAGACCATCTTCTGCAAATAACTCAGGAGTGCCGCCGCGTACTCGCGCTCAGTGTCCAGCCAGACGGTGCCATCGAAGTGCGTAGCGACGAAATGGTGTTCGATGCGCCCGTTTATGTCGAGGATCAAACTCTCGGCCGTCGCCCCGTCGGGTAAGTCAGTGAAGCTCTGGCTCGTCAGGGAGTGCAGCCAGGTGAGGCGGTCGGCACCTGTCACGGAGATCACACTTCGGTGTGATCGATCGATCACAACTAGGCCGGCTGTTGCTTCGCGCTGCTCGACCAGTGGATCACCACAATGCCAGGCAACCCCCTGATCAGGCCATTCTTCCGGTGCTGGTACAGCACCTGGTACGGCAAGGAGCGGACTCGAATATGTCGCTGCGGTAGATGTGCTGGTGTCGTCGGGAGCGTTGCCTCGTTCGCGTGCATCGGGATCGGCCACGTCAACGATCCTACGGGCGCGCCGCCGAATACGCTTTTGTTCATGGCTGAGCAGGTTCTGGTGACGCTCGATTGCGAGCTTCGTGACGCGGATGAGCCTCTGTTGCACGCGGACGATATGGCTGCGCTGCGCGGAGATGGGGTTTTCGAAACTCTTCTTGTCCGGCGGGGGAAAGCGCTCAACCTGGAGGCTCACCTGACGCGGCTCGCGCACTCCGCGGAGTTGCTCGATCTTCCTGAAACTGCACCTAGCGACTGGCGTGACGCGGTGGCGATGGCTGTCCAGCGCTGGGGTGACCGGCGCGAAGGTGCCCTTCGTCTTGTGTACAGCCGGGGCCGTGAGAACGCAGGTAGTGCGATCAC is from Hoyosella subflava DQS3-9A1 and encodes:
- a CDS encoding alpha/beta hydrolase, whose translation is MASPPSSSLRRAAHGFWYSLRLDLTGLAMAGLFFAWSLTPSLLPREWQYQGLVSGISLAAGYAAGVLLSWFSRSVIFPLLEWPAPSRKVVWWLRGLVGGATLILMVSALIAAAGWQNEITSLLGMEGTTTTGYLRTGALSLAIAAAIILTARALRVCVRVVGGGIRRLLHLPEPLVNAVGIVVVAAVVITLVDGVLVRGMVTFANSAFSVQNETMDARVIQPTEPERSGSPDSLVPWDTLGRQGRSMVSGGLRAAELETATGRPAIEPIRAYVGLDSADSRAAQADLAVRELVRTGAFEREVLVVASTTGTGWINPSAMQSLELIYGGDTAIVGVQYSFLPSALSFLVDRDVAADTGKELFDAVHEEWLRHDPEARPRLYVFGESLGSFGSEAAFDGLADLREKVSGALWVGPVNSNSLWRSLTERRDPGSPAIQPTYAGGLVVRFANRVEDLEAIDEGAPWLEPRVLYLQHPTDPVVWWSPELLFQRPDWLREPPGYDVSPSMQWRPIVTFWQVSADLANAARIPHGHGHLYSSSILDGWLAIGTPDGWTDADTEQARDILGSIWQYRTPRQSPIVTGEAGQ
- a CDS encoding oxidoreductase — its product is MSANQTASKSGTDHDPLATPDFTPADVPSQAGKTIVITGGDGGLGKQSAKALAAASAKVIIACRNLERAKAALDEISSVAAADQPILVHLDLGDLASVRDCAAEIRDHTSTIDVLVNNAGLMAVPYRETKDGFESQIGINHLGHFALTGRLLPELLAADAGRVVTVTSIMHNQGKLDVEDLNYKRRKYFRINAYVQSKLANLLFTAEMARRTESANLSLISVGAHPGAAATDLFDPVVPTLGLRRMVRQIVAMSAKSAEEGAYSTLYAAAMPDVRNNDFLGPSEFGGVKGPVSRCPRSKDADDHQLALALWDKSIALTGVDYSELER
- a CDS encoding CPBP family intramembrane glutamic endopeptidase, which translates into the protein MRRGLPAYALSGLLLLWSNGVLPARRWSPHQRAAANVVVGVAAVGACRLMGVERAELRLEARSLPAGVRMGLVASAAPTVAYVVIGATPWLRKKVTRDVKSRREIMGWVVFHIPMGTVLCEELAFRSALSALWARALGDRDRRATSPAQLAGAITFGLWHIAPARAAGDPVVATVLFTTAAGLVFDRLAQRSGSVAAPMILHAAVNMGGALVATRRAPLRGAPPNGGLP
- the purM gene encoding phosphoribosylformylglycinamidine cyclo-ligase produces the protein MTDDNTTTAGASYAASGVDIDAGERAVELFKPLAKKATRPEVVGGLGGFAGLFALKDKYREPLLAASTDGVGTKIAVAQAMDKHDTVGLDLVAMVVDDLVVCGAEPLFLQDYIAVGKVVPEKVAQIVSGIAEGCVQAGCALLGGETAEHPGLMGDSDYDLSATGVGVVEADSVLGPDRVRPGDVVIAMASSGLHSNGYSLARRVLLEINRMSLTGHVEEFGRTLGEELLEPTRIYARDCLAVIAETDVRTFAHVTGGGLGENLSRVMPRGLVAELDRGTWSPAPIFRMISQRGRVETAEMERTFNMGVGMVAVVAPDDVDRTLAVLTARHMSCWTIGTVRKANEVHAGDDVRAILVGEHPRF
- the ygfZ gene encoding CAF17-like 4Fe-4S cluster assembly/insertion protein YgfZ, whose translation is MADPDARERGNAPDDTSTSTAATYSSPLLAVPGAVPAPEEWPDQGVAWHCGDPLVEQREATAGLVVIDRSHRSVISVTGADRLTWLHSLTSQSFTDLPDGATAESLILDINGRIEHHFVATHFDGTVWLDTEREYAAALLSYLQKMVFWSKVEVREADMAVLTLIGPALAKAIPDTTKAVALPDGGFTRPLGWPAEGRADAVVPRPQLTRWWAEYTQAGARPAGTWALEALRVTSLRPRVGVDTDERTIPHEARWIGTAEQHGAVHLEKGCYRGQETVARVHNLGKPPRHLVLLHLDGSDEHRPMTGDPVTAGGRTVGRVGTVIDHFEFGPVALALMKRTIKPETELTAGAPGREVAASIDPDSLPQYEEVQPGRAAVDRLRGR
- the purF gene encoding amidophosphoribosyltransferase codes for the protein MRENSVTDTTIDQYEEATENEPREECGVFGVWAPGEDVAKLTYYGLYALQHRGQEAAGIAVGDGRQVLVFKDLGLVSQVFDEQTLVAMRGHVAVGHCRYSTTGATTWENAQPIFRTTSAGTGIALGHNGNLVNTAELAAKAREAGLLTGRRRKAATSDSDIVGALLAHAAADTSVEQAAMELFPQLKGAFCLTFMDENTLYAARDPHGVRPLCLGRLDRGWVVASETSALDIVGASFVREIEPGELLAIDADGVRSMKFATPEPKGCVFEYVYLARPDSYISGRSVHGVRVEIGRRLAGECPAEADLVIPVPESGTPAATGYAQGSGIPYGQGLMKNAYVGRTFIQPSQTIRQLGIRLKLNPLREMIKGKRLVVVDDSIVRGNTQRALVRMLREAGATEIHVRIASPPVKWPCFYGIDFASPAELIANGADSTEEMLEAVRSSIGADSLGYISIEGMTEATAQDASRMCRACFDGVYPIELSQDSRIGKNVLEAMFDSTEATEKKAAALTDGAARHAGTSGTYTALTTP
- a CDS encoding sterol carrier family protein; this encodes MTSSSSRRKSADPAAVRSAIHGVEAWLKDPEPAQEPPKAQLAAAVRLTAQALAQVAPGSSVEVRIPLFVAVQCIEGPRHTRGTPPNVMETDARTWLLIAAGLTTLDEAVKAGHVSVSGTRAREIERWLPLVRL
- a CDS encoding DUF3073 domain-containing protein codes for the protein MGRGRAKAKQTKVARALKYSSPNTDFDRLQRELSGTPSSPSRDDTFSDDAYEKEYSRWVDDDDASWSRGAS
- a CDS encoding asparaginase gives rise to the protein MHYVPLVEVVRSGFVEGVHHGALVILTPAGQVLHLRGSIDAPIYPRSTNKPLQAVGLLRAGYKPADDEHMALATASHEGEPDHVAIVTGMLDGIGAAEEMLQCPPDLPLNEAARARVIHRGEGPRKIYMNCSGKHAAMLAACIERDWPTESYMDPAHPLQVQLAATVREIAEEPEHPFGVDGCGLPIIPVTLTGLARAFQKLATATGGTFEHQVTSAISTHPYLMSGTGKPDVILMRTVPGLICKSGADGVFAGGLPDGTAFAFKFADGHERPRLPLAAAVLRALDAPGADKLPATPVLGGGQQVGEVRAATDAVSI